The Mytilus galloprovincialis chromosome 2, xbMytGall1.hap1.1, whole genome shotgun sequence genome has a window encoding:
- the LOC143063743 gene encoding uncharacterized protein LOC143063743: protein MVETSKLFLQDLDWAMKMKSSVIDPITAMDSQLQASESLDSTLKKPVSVNSITSMDSQLQGSETLDSTLKKPVAVNSITSMDSQLQASETLDSTLKKTVTVNSITSMDSQLQASETLDSTLKKPVALNSITAMDSQLQASESLDSTLKKTVTVNSITSMDSQLQASETLDSTLKKPVTLNSITAMDSQLQASETLDSTLKKTVIVNSITSMDSPLQASETLDSTLKKPVTLNSITAMDSQLQASETIDSTLKKPVTLNSITAMDSQLQASETLDSTLKKTVTVNTITSMDSQLQASETLDSTLKKTVTLNSITSMDSQLQASETLDSTLKKSVTVNSITSMDSQLQASETLDSTLKKTVTLNSITAMDSQLQASETLDSTLKKTVTVNSITSMDSQLQASETLDSTLKKSVTVNSITSMDSQLQASETLDSTLKKTVTLNSITAMDSQLQASETLDSTLKKTVTVNSITSMDSQLQASETLDSTLKKSVTVNSITSMDSQLQASETLDSTLKKTVTLNSITSMDSPVPDSSKEKSVINTFTAMDIQTTEPSNNTKDLSGMNEYRDPVYISLDSGLFAVQEIKKGGEVIISITPVTIKTGNDQQSVNKDEVIYVAERLGCSTQQEMNSTIQQKLDSPIEITQGFDFDDEDLDEQHDKNDPDYVPSSEEQLSDKSLEDEFIHSLNKIHNDEDSVARDSDTSMEDEHGEASNILHWPALEKKSPNSIQENKVIRDVSNPGIYVRKVQKSKKASKAQMKSKKAENERVYDNFHSCLFCGGMRQHISSHMYVHKNIPKVKEILAKEKKDFSKLRKQGDNKHNKKVVEEGKGELILSRRPESNAVVFDSSQYGPCINCYEWLLFKNMKRHLEACTMQTVTMSRRQIVIMSQVEAGVLSTKPSNLMLNEVFPSMIIDKVSEVAKKDETIVALGESWLRRSIDNREKRRYYTSQHMRLMGKMLLELRSLEGEDEKDFEYYLHPSRFDMLVGAALQCCLPYMDDMEELKAPSNGIKIKYDLRRMITARWAITVKKDVHSLCAKELKTCLELIKMEWGERITKLARSVLVRRSFQVKHDLPSPEDIRKLTSYLIECLKAVDLKEENYSRIVQLSQTRILMYNKRRSGEVDAISLNSYASKTKDIDDLDESLVGELSKVELHLLKSQDLMKVRGKGNRPVPVLIPADLKGPLDFLASSSVRKQAGIPEANCYLFPVVSKKSGLNPARSYESLKKTCTECSLAAPNRITSVSMRKYTATLTQMLNLDGNQLEWVCRHLGHSANVHKTHYRQMSGFIERVHVSKLMLVQDMNLTKKYAGKKLEDIDITDIVLPSEETDGSDEGDENEDCNEGILVKAINKDREDRMFDINVFEDDEEELEEEEDVVEEDCPVPSHKQTKQKKPVVVRKRWNEIEMAEIRKYFKSYLDVGICPRTEAVEKAKKKSMKDQGKIWMRSNDKIIKKISNMNHKK from the exons atggtggaaacatcaaaattatttcttCAAGATCTTGATTGGGCGATGAAGATGAAATCATCTGTCATTGACCCAATAACTGCAATGGATAGTCAATTGCAAGCGTCAGAATCTTTAGATAGTACATTGAAAAAACCAGTCTCTGTTAACAGCATCACTTCAATGGATAGTCAATTGCAAGGGTCAGAAACTTTAGATAGTACATTGAAAAAACCAGTCGCCGTTAACAGCATCACTTCAATGGATAGTCAATTGCAAGCGTCAGAAACTTTAGATAGTACACTGAAAAAAACAGTCACCGTTAACAGCATCACTTCAATGGATAGTCAGTTGCAAGCGTCAGAAACGTTAGATAGTACATTGAAAAAACCAGTCGCCCTCAACAGCATCACTGCAATGGATAGTCAATTGCAAGCTTCAGAATCTTTAGATAGTACACTGAAAAAAACAGTCACCGTTAACAGCATCACTTCAATGGATAGTCAATTGCAAGCGTCAGAAACTTTAGATAGTACATTGAAAAAACCAGTCACCCTCAACAGCATCACTGCAATGGATAGTCAATTGCAAGCGTCAGAAACTTTAGATAGTACACTGAAAAAAACAGTCATCGTTAACAGCATCACTTCAATGGATAGTCCATTGCAAGCGTCAGAAACTTTAGATAGTACATTGAAAAAACCAGTCACCCTCAACAGCATCACTGCAATGGATAGTCAATTGCAAGCGTCAGAAACGATAGATAGTACATTGAAAAAACCAGTCACCCTCAACAGCATCACTGCAATGGATAGTCAATTGCAAGCGTCAGAAACATTAGATAGTACACTGAAAAAAACAGTCACCGTTAACACAATCACTTCAATGGATAGTCAATTGCAAGCGTCAGAAACTTTAGATAGTACACTGAAAAAAACAGTCACCCTCAACAGCATCACTTCAATGGATAGTCAATTGCAAGCGTCAGAAACTTTAGATAGTACATTGAAAAAATCAGTCACCGTTAACAGCATCACTTCAATGGATAGTCAATTGCAAGCGTCAGAAACGTTAGATAGTACATTGAAAAAAACAGTCACCCTCAACAGCATCACTGCAATGGATAGTCAATTGCAAGCGTCAGAAACTTTAGATAGTACACTGAAAAAAACAGTCACCGTTAACAGCATCACTTCAATGGATAGTCAATTGCAAGCGTCAGAAACTTTAGATAGTACATTGAAAAAATCAGTCACCGTTAACAGCATCACTTCAATGGATAGTCAATTGCAAGCGTCAGAAACGTTAGATAGTACATTGAAAAAAACAGTCACCCTCAACAGCATCACTGCAATGGATAGTCAATTGCAAGCGTCAGAAACTTTAGATAGTACACTGAAAAAAACAGTCACCGTTAACAGCATCACTTCAATGGATAGTCAATTGCAAGCGTCAGAAACTTTAGATAGTACATTGAAAAAATCAGTCACTGTTAACAGCATCACTTCAATGGATAGTCAATTGCAAGCGTCAGAAACTTTAGATAGTACATTGAAAAAAACAGTCACCCTCAACAGCATCACTTCAATGGATAGTCCTGTGCCAGATAGTTCAAAGGAGAAATCAGTCATTAACACTTTCACTGCAATGGATATTCAAACAACAGAACCTTCAAATAATACAAAAGATCTGTCTGGCATGAATGAGTACAGAGATCCTGTATATATTTCATTGGATTCTGGATTGTTTGCAGTGCAAGAAATTAAGAAGGGAGGTGAAGTTATTATATCAATTACCCCAGTAACCATAAAAACTGGCAATGATCAACAGTCTGTAAATAAAGATGAAGTTATATATGTAGCTGAGCGCTTGGGATGTTCAACTCAACAAGAAATGAACAGTACAATTCAACAAAAGTTGGACAGCCCCATTGAAATAACACAAGGATTCGATTTTGATGATGAAGACCTTGATGAGCAGCATGATAAAAATGATCCTGATTATGTCCCGTCTTCAGAAGAACAATTATCAGACAAATCCTTAGAAGATGAATTTATTCATAGTCTAAACAAGATACATAATGATGAGGATAGTGTTGCCAGAGACTCAGATACTAGTATGGAAGATGAACATGGGGAAGCATCTAACATCCTACATTGGCCTGCCTTGGAAAAAAAGTCACCTAACAGTATACAAGAAAACAAGGTTATCAGAGATGTAAGCAACCCTGGCATTTATGTACGAAAggtacaaaaaagtaaaaaggcaAGTAAGGCTCAGATGAAGTCTAAAAAAGCTGAGAATGAAAGAGTATATGATAATTTTCACAGCTGTCTATTTTGTGGAGGTATGAGACAACACATAAGCTCACACATGTATGTGCACAAAAACATACCTAAAGTGAAAGAAATACtggcaaaagaaaaaaaagatttttcaaaACTCCGAAAACAAGGTGACAATAAGCACAATAAAAAGGTGGTTGAAGAAGGAAAAGGGGAGCTTATTCTTTCAAGGAGACCAGAATCAAATGCTGTGGTATTTGATAGTAGTCAATATGGGCCATGCATTAATTGTTATGAATGGTTACTGTTTAAAAACATGAAAAGACATTTAGAGGCCTGTACAATGCAAACTGTGACAATGAGTAGAAGACAGATTGTAATTATGTCTCAAGTGGAAGCAGGGGTTTTAAGCACTAAACCCTCAAATCTCATGCTCAATGAGGTTTTCCCAAGCATGATAATTGACAAAGTTTCAGAAGTTGCCAAAAAAGATGAAACTATTGTTGCATTAGGGGAAAGCTGGTTAAGACGATCTATTGATAATCGGGAAAAAAGACGCTATTATACCTCACAACATATGAGGCTGATGGGAAAGATGTTGCTTGAACTTCGCTCACTAGAAGGTGAAGATGAGAAAGACTTTGAATATTACCTTCATCCCAGTAGATTTGACATGCTTGTAGGAGCTGCTTTACAATGCTGTCTCCCATACATGGATGACATGGAGGAGCTAAAAGCTCCAAGTAATGGTATAAAGATAAAATATGATTTACGAAGAATGATAACTGCTAGATGGGCAATTACAGTTAAGAAAGATGTTCACTCATTATGTGCGAAAGAATTAAAGACTTGCCTAGAATTGATAAAAATGGAGTGGGGTGAGAGAATAACAAAGTTGGCTAGATCAGTACTGGTTAGAAGAAGTTTTCAAGTAAAGCATGATCTTCCGTCCCCAGAAGATATAAGAAAACTTACCAGCTATTTAATAGAATGTCTTAAGGCTGTGGACCTTAAGGAGGAAAACTACAGCAGAATTGTTCAGCTTTCCCAGACCAGAATACTCATGTATAACAAAAGAAGAAGTGGTGAAGTTGATGCCATCAG TCTCAACAGTTATGCCAGCAAGACAAAAGATATTGATGATTTGGACGAATCTCTTGTTGGAGAACTAAGCAAAGTGGAACTTCATCTTTTAAAAAGTCAGGACTTAATGAAAGTCCGGGGAAAG GGTAACCGCCCAGTACCTGTATTGATACCTGCTGACCTAAAGGGACCACTTGATTTCCTAGCTTCGAGTTCTGTTAGAAAACAAGCAGGAATTCCAGAAGCTAATTGCTACCTTTTTCCTGTTGTATCTAAAAAATCTG GATTAAACCCAGCTAGATCTTATGAATCATTAAAGAAGACTTGTACAGAATGCTCTCTTGCTGCCCCTAACCGAATAACAAGTGTTTCCATGAGGAAGTACACTGCTACTCTCACTCAG ATGCTGAATCTTGATGGAAACCAGTTGGAATGGGTTTGTCGACACTTGGGACACAGTGCAAATGTACACAAGACCCACTATCGCCAGATGTCTGGTTTTATTGAAAGAGTCCATGTATCTAAGTTAATGTTGGTGCAGGACATGAATCTGACAAAGAAATATGCTGGAAAGAAACTTGAAGACATTGACATAACAG